The proteins below come from a single Cryomorphaceae bacterium 1068 genomic window:
- a CDS encoding fasciclin domain-containing protein — protein INQAVVELADVGADNGIVHAIDAVLLSSETVADVAIDNGFTSLTAAVVTAELLPALTDPFADFTVFAPSDAAFDDLAAALGTDIDGLLADPELANILLYHVLDGSVMSSMINNGDIVTPLNDANTLKLTATSGGDIFINQAVVELADV, from the coding sequence CATCAATCAAGCGGTAGTAGAACTAGCTGATGTAGGTGCCGACAATGGAATCGTACACGCCATCGACGCGGTATTGCTTAGCTCAGAAACTGTAGCCGATGTAGCCATCGATAATGGATTTACGTCACTGACTGCTGCGGTAGTAACGGCTGAATTGCTTCCTGCGTTGACTGATCCGTTTGCGGACTTTACGGTATTCGCACCAAGCGACGCTGCCTTTGATGATTTGGCTGCAGCCTTGGGAACCGACATCGACGGATTACTAGCTGATCCCGAATTGGCAAACATCCTATTGTACCATGTATTGGACGGTTCGGTAATGTCATCGATGATCAACAACGGCGACATCGTAACTCCATTGAACGATGCGAACACACTTAAGCTTACAGCCACTTCAGGTGGAGACATCTTCATCAATCAAGCGGTAGTAGAACTAGCTGATGT